TAATGGATGAAAATGGTATCCTGTTAATGACCGGCTGGTGTTGTTGTGACAGATGGCAAAGTCCTGGCTCCTTCTCTAAGGCAGAAAGATTTGTTGCTTTTGAATCGCTGTATGCACAATTAAGAAATGCTCGTCAGCATCCATGTATGTTCATGTGGTTTAACGGTAGCGATGATCCACCAAGTATAGCTCGTCAGGGAGTAAATGGTCAGAATGTTGAACAGAAATATTTCGAAATTGAGGCTAATCTAAGGTGGCTGGAGATTGGAGCTATTACTAGTAGTGGTTCTTCTAAAGTTGCAACTCTTACAGGATTAACTGGAGGTATGCATATGGATGCAACTTATGATAGTCAGTCGCCTACCTGGTATTTCTTCGAGCCTCGAGGGATTTATGGTTTCGTCTCTGAAGGTGGAGGTGGTGGGAGTATTCCGGTACAGGAGACCATTAAAAAAATATTACCCGAATCAAATCTATGGCCATATAATTCAGAAGAGAATTATAACGTATGGAACTATCATACATGTAGGGGAAGTTTCAATAATTTAGGTCAGCATGTATTGTTTATAGATGGGTCTTACGGTGCTTCAAACAGTTTTGATGAATTTGTTGCCAGGGCACAGATTTACCAATATGAGCAGCAGAGGGCACAATATGAGGCATTTAACTATAATAGGTATAAAAATACCACAGGTATTATTAACTGGATGTTAAATAACGCATGGCCTATAATGTTCTGGAATCAATTTGATTTTTATTTAAACCCTAATGGTACAACATATGGAGCAAGAAAAGGTAATGAACCGGTTCATATAATGTACAATCTGTATCAAAAAGGAGTTCATATAATCAATAATACTCCAATTGAATATAATGCTGCTGTTGCTACAATGTCAGTATACAATATAGATGGAAAACTAATTAGTACACCTCTTGAAAAGACTGTTGATATTTTGTCTGATGGAGCATCTAAGGCGATTGATTATGCTAAATCCGGAGAAAACAGATTAAGTTCGAGGACAACTGGATTAGTCAAAAACTCTTCCGGTGAATATGAGCCATATAAGATTAATGTATTCGGGAATATAACAGATGCTTTTGGTGTAATTGATCTTTGGGATAATGATGAAATTAAGTCATCTTTAATTGAACCTGCATCAGATGTATATTTCATTCGTTTAGAATTAAAAGATAGCAATGGAGTGGTATTAAGTGTTAATTCATATGCGGTACCAAAGAGAAATGACATAGCAGGAGCCAGCCATGCCTGGAACAGATCTGGTACATATCAGGTTGGTGATCTTACTCAACTTAATCAATTACCTGAAGTGGATTTGGAGATATCAAAGGTAGCAAGCAAAAAAAGTGGAAATAAGAATGTCCTTACATACAGGATTAATAATCCAACTGACAAAATTGCTTATGCTGTAGAGTTAAGGGCTTACTCAGATAGCGATAATAAAACTCTTGTCGCACCTGTTTTCTATGATGATAATCTTTTTACATTGTTTCCCGGAGAAAGTCGAGAAGTTAATATAACATACAATCGTTCAGATCTTTCAGTTGATGCATTTGTAAAAGTGAATTGTTATAACAATGTTGTTAAAGGAAGTGATTCACGTGCAGCTACCAATATATACAATAACGTACCAGTGGGTGGTTCTAACAATATTGCAAGAGGTAAACCTGTATTTGGAGGTGTGAATTCTGCAAATGCTACTGCAATTGTTGAGAATGGTCAGATTAACGCTGATAAAGGAAAGACTTTTATTGACTCTGATATGAACACCTTTGCTTTGTTGACTGCCGATGATGGGGCTTTTATTGTTGATTTGGAAAGTGTTCAGAGATTTGACAGATTAATGTTGAGGTGGAATCAAAGAAATAACTTGCGTGGAAGACCTAATCATATAAGAATTGAAGTTAGTAATGATAACAATTTATATACTGCCATTGCAGATTATGACAATAGTATGGGTTCTATTATGACAAACATTATTCTGCCTGATCAAGTTGAAGGGCGCTATGTTAAAATTATTCCATCTGGCTTGTTGGGAATTTCACCAGCTGTTGGAATGACTGAGAGGCAAAGTGCCGGAGGGGTATTTGGACAGAGTGCAAGTGGTATTGAACAAGAAGATGCTTCAACAGCCTTTAGTTTATCAGCAATAGAGATTTACTCATATGGTAACTAGGAATAACTTTTTACATAAATAGTACTTGGGTTCATTTTTTTATTTAACATTGTTGCAGTTTACTGCAACAATGTTAAATGTTTTTATTTGCAATGATTTAATTGAAGGTATTTGTGGTAATTGTTGAAAAATGGAAAGACTGAAATTTACTCAACGTAATGAGGTTATTGACATTTTAAGAGCATCAACAATGTTATTAATGATTTTTGTTAATGACTTCTGGACTGTTGATGGTGTACCTAAATGGATGCAGCATGCTAATACAAACGAGGATTTTCTTGGATTAGCCGATGTGGTGTTTCCACTATTTCTTTTTGTAATGGGCATGTCAATCCCTTACGCTATTGAAAGCAGGTCTGAAAAGGGATATTCTGAATCAAGTACAATCTTGCATATTTTAACCCGTACATTTGCTTTACTTATAATGGGTGTTTTTACTGTTAATACTGAATATGGGTTTACAAACAGTTTTGGGATTAGCCGAGATATTTTTAGAGTATTAATGGTTTTATCTTTTCTGATGATTTGGAATATATACCCAAAAACTAAAAAACCTATTCGATATTTATATGTCACCTTTCAAATTATTGGTGTTATATCGTTAATTTTCTTAGCCTTTATATTTAGAGACTCTAATGGTGGAATCATGCAGACAAGGTGGTGGGGTATTTTGGGATTAATAGGATGGACCTACTTTGTATGTAGCTTTATATATCTTTTGGTTCGTGATAATGCATTTAAAATCCTCTTGTTCTTTTTGGGATTCATTGTATTGTGCCTGATAAAGAGTAGTAATTTAATTCCAAGGGAGAGTTTTGTTAATAGTTTGCTCAATATTTTTAACCTCGGAACAGGTGCAAATGTATCATTTACTATGGGTGGAACGCTGTTTTCAGTTTTAATAGTTAAATATTCACATTTTAACTTCAATAA
This window of the Lascolabacillus massiliensis genome carries:
- a CDS encoding glycosyl hydrolase 2 galactose-binding domain-containing protein; translation: MNHHFLKKSLALLLLSMTFLGCSQKEKPFSLRLTDWKIAPAITAKTPALKEIAISDSDEIVKSADYPTEDWIQAVVPGTVLGNLVDNGIYDYLFEPDNDGEINEYFGSNLSKIPEDDFDNQWWYSTDFTVPSSEAGRRITITFRGISYIGEIYVNGTKVVNKYINITDEDFLKNGPTLIDPEAEITDYETEGAGSLTGVSDFEDYKSKFIGTMRTYDIDITDLIETGKSKNNIKVKVTKPYYRDDLTYYWVDWNPKPADSMMGLTGEVLLHSSGSARLSNPAVVSKVSLDHKQANLNLYVDVSNFTSTAVTGKLKATIKDPDGNIVATIEKDGINVAGDAYNKEIELHASVYQELNIADPRLWWPYLSGDQPLYTVDYEFFADGELSDKFHHRFGIREINSEFNVSPYANNFSDSISASHLSNMLQIYVNHRPILLKGGGYCATDLLLRHNLKTNEAVVEYVKYMGMNMIRDEGKFFDNNLLDLMDENGILLMTGWCCCDRWQSPGSFSKAERFVAFESLYAQLRNARQHPCMFMWFNGSDDPPSIARQGVNGQNVEQKYFEIEANLRWLEIGAITSSGSSKVATLTGLTGGMHMDATYDSQSPTWYFFEPRGIYGFVSEGGGGGSIPVQETIKKILPESNLWPYNSEENYNVWNYHTCRGSFNNLGQHVLFIDGSYGASNSFDEFVARAQIYQYEQQRAQYEAFNYNRYKNTTGIINWMLNNAWPIMFWNQFDFYLNPNGTTYGARKGNEPVHIMYNLYQKGVHIINNTPIEYNAAVATMSVYNIDGKLISTPLEKTVDILSDGASKAIDYAKSGENRLSSRTTGLVKNSSGEYEPYKINVFGNITDAFGVIDLWDNDEIKSSLIEPASDVYFIRLELKDSNGVVLSVNSYAVPKRNDIAGASHAWNRSGTYQVGDLTQLNQLPEVDLEISKVASKKSGNKNVLTYRINNPTDKIAYAVELRAYSDSDNKTLVAPVFYDDNLFTLFPGESREVNITYNRSDLSVDAFVKVNCYNNVVKGSDSRAATNIYNNVPVGGSNNIARGKPVFGGVNSANATAIVENGQINADKGKTFIDSDMNTFALLTADDGAFIVDLESVQRFDRLMLRWNQRNNLRGRPNHIRIEVSNDNNLYTAIADYDNSMGSIMTNIILPDQVEGRYVKIIPSGLLGISPAVGMTERQSAGGVFGQSASGIEQEDASTAFSLSAIEIYSYGN
- a CDS encoding DUF5009 domain-containing protein produces the protein MERLKFTQRNEVIDILRASTMLLMIFVNDFWTVDGVPKWMQHANTNEDFLGLADVVFPLFLFVMGMSIPYAIESRSEKGYSESSTILHILTRTFALLIMGVFTVNTEYGFTNSFGISRDIFRVLMVLSFLMIWNIYPKTKKPIRYLYVTFQIIGVISLIFLAFIFRDSNGGIMQTRWWGILGLIGWTYFVCSFIYLLVRDNAFKILLFFLGFIVLCLIKSSNLIPRESFVNSLLNIFNLGTGANVSFTMGGTLFSVLIVKYSHFNFNKKLLFVLSTVTIFLLAAIISNNFWIISKNRGTLPWVLYCIAIAIGSYSLISYIVSKGKASWFRIIKTAGTATLTCYLMPYILYSVIYGFMNISLPEWMKEGIPGLIKCAFFAFLCIGITALMERYKIKIKV